The following proteins are encoded in a genomic region of Streptomyces sp. NBC_01723:
- a CDS encoding MarR family winged helix-turn-helix transcriptional regulator: MAGDRSEQALVARWRGMLALHARTQCELDRALHQHGLCGSDFEVLDILAGSPDADGACGYRVQQISERVHLSQSALSRLVARLEKDGLVERSLCPEDRRGVRVALTAEGRARHGLALPVQRAVLNRMLVR; the protein is encoded by the coding sequence ATGGCGGGGGACAGGTCCGAACAGGCGCTCGTCGCGCGGTGGCGCGGCATGCTGGCACTGCACGCCAGGACCCAGTGCGAACTCGACCGCGCGCTGCACCAACACGGGCTCTGCGGAAGCGACTTCGAGGTGCTCGACATCCTCGCGGGCTCACCGGACGCCGACGGCGCCTGCGGCTACCGGGTGCAGCAGATCTCCGAGCGGGTCCATCTGAGCCAGAGCGCGCTGTCCCGGCTGGTCGCCCGCCTGGAGAAGGACGGCCTCGTCGAGCGCTCCCTGTGCCCGGAGGACCGGCGGGGCGTCCGGGTGGCGCTCACCGCCGAGGGACGGGCCCGGCACGGCCTGGCGCTCCCGGTGCAGCGGGCCGTGCTGAACCGGATGCTGGTGCGCTGA
- a CDS encoding ABC transporter substrate-binding protein — protein MSKRFTSLATASVLVAGAALAGCGQQRDADVYTVMNSSTDESYHRWDAEAMARCGERLGVTIEQQSVPAAQVMTKALRMASSKSLPDIVQFDASEMPTFAEAGGLVDLGTLGLSTEGIPEGIAEFGSYRGTYYGAARSVNTLALFYNKDVLDEAGVRVPTTWAQLRETAKQLTRGGRYGLALSAGGAEDGVFQFMPFMWSNGGDETDLDGPKVVEALDYWKGLLTDGSLSKSTVNWTQADVNDQFMAGNAAMMINGPWQVETLNSDESLHWGLAPIPVPRAGDDSVGPLGGAVLTVPNTGDEARERTAGRIVACLSSEKEQLTYALNSWMVPANARAAAAWRERVPELDSLADQVAVARSRTAQLGAGWSSVSLALQSAFQSALTGQSSESALKRAQQRATSGN, from the coding sequence ATGTCGAAGCGCTTCACCTCGCTCGCCACCGCTTCCGTGCTGGTCGCCGGGGCGGCGCTGGCCGGCTGCGGACAGCAGCGCGACGCCGACGTGTACACCGTGATGAATTCCTCGACCGACGAGTCCTACCACCGCTGGGACGCCGAGGCGATGGCCCGCTGCGGGGAACGGCTGGGGGTCACCATCGAGCAGCAGAGCGTTCCGGCGGCGCAGGTGATGACGAAGGCGCTGCGCATGGCGTCGTCCAAGTCGCTGCCGGACATCGTGCAGTTCGACGCGTCCGAGATGCCGACGTTCGCGGAGGCGGGCGGCCTGGTCGACCTCGGGACCCTCGGGCTGAGCACCGAGGGCATACCCGAGGGCATCGCCGAGTTCGGCTCCTACAGGGGGACGTACTACGGCGCGGCCCGGTCCGTGAACACGCTCGCCCTGTTCTACAACAAGGACGTCCTCGACGAGGCGGGCGTGCGAGTGCCCACCACCTGGGCCCAGTTGCGGGAGACCGCGAAACAGCTCACCCGGGGCGGGCGGTACGGACTGGCGCTCAGCGCGGGCGGCGCGGAGGACGGCGTCTTCCAGTTCATGCCGTTCATGTGGTCCAACGGCGGCGACGAGACCGATCTGGACGGTCCGAAGGTGGTCGAGGCCCTCGACTACTGGAAGGGCCTGTTGACGGACGGTTCGCTCTCGAAGTCGACGGTCAACTGGACACAGGCGGACGTCAACGACCAGTTCATGGCCGGCAACGCGGCGATGATGATCAACGGGCCGTGGCAGGTGGAGACCCTCAACAGCGACGAGTCGCTGCACTGGGGCCTCGCGCCGATCCCGGTCCCCCGAGCCGGCGACGACTCGGTGGGCCCCCTCGGCGGCGCCGTGCTCACCGTGCCCAACACCGGTGACGAGGCCCGGGAGAGGACGGCCGGGAGGATCGTGGCCTGTCTGTCGAGCGAGAAGGAGCAGCTCACCTACGCGCTCAACAGCTGGATGGTCCCGGCCAACGCCCGGGCCGCCGCCGCCTGGCGCGAACGGGTGCCCGAACTGGACTCCCTCGCCGACCAGGTGGCCGTCGCCCGGTCCCGGACGGCGCAGCTCGGCGCCGGCTGGTCGAGCGTGTCGCTCGCCCTGCAGAGCGCCTTCCAGTCCGCCCTGACCGGCCAGTCCAGTGAGTCCGCCCTGAAGCGCGCCCAGCAGCGGGCCACGAGCGGGAACTGA
- a CDS encoding sensor histidine kinase yields MDGQRERRGGPPQWWRHGPPWWDRRDGEGRRPRWPWRSTALITAFVLIGSNFAAHAQAGERADLDPFARVLLFLTGAALLWRQRHPVPVVFGTAAATLLYLGSGYPYGPVFVAVAVACFSAVVTGHRRAAWTAMVALWAGHALVSHWLYRWLPPSGDSAASWGEEIVIATWVVAIVALSELARTRREQWARERAERAQAAKRRADEERLRIARELHDVLAHSISVINVQAGVGLALLDSDPEQARTALTTIKDQSKEALGEVRQVLGALRTPGDAPRAPAPGLDRLPELVEQAASAGLTVEVEGEPPRLSPGTGLAAFRIVQEALTNVVRHSGSRHARVRLDRDGRMLRLRVDDDGPATGADAGGSGNGLAGMRERAAALGGTIEAGPRSDGGFRVLAALPIDVAHTKEEGR; encoded by the coding sequence ATGGACGGACAGCGCGAGCGCCGCGGCGGGCCACCGCAGTGGTGGCGGCACGGACCCCCGTGGTGGGACCGGCGGGACGGCGAGGGGCGCCGCCCCCGATGGCCCTGGCGTTCCACCGCGCTGATCACGGCGTTCGTGCTGATCGGCTCCAACTTCGCCGCGCACGCCCAGGCGGGGGAGCGGGCCGACCTGGACCCCTTCGCGCGGGTGCTGCTGTTCCTCACCGGGGCCGCCCTGCTGTGGCGGCAGCGCCACCCGGTGCCCGTGGTGTTCGGCACGGCGGCGGCCACGCTGCTCTACCTGGGCTCCGGATACCCGTACGGGCCGGTGTTCGTGGCCGTCGCGGTGGCCTGCTTCAGTGCCGTCGTCACCGGGCACCGCCGGGCCGCGTGGACGGCGATGGTCGCGCTGTGGGCCGGGCACGCCCTGGTGTCGCACTGGCTCTACCGCTGGCTGCCGCCGTCCGGGGACTCCGCCGCCTCCTGGGGAGAGGAGATCGTGATCGCCACCTGGGTGGTGGCGATCGTGGCGTTGTCGGAGCTGGCCCGGACCCGGCGCGAGCAGTGGGCGCGGGAACGGGCCGAACGGGCCCAGGCGGCGAAGCGCCGCGCGGACGAGGAACGGCTGCGGATCGCTCGTGAGCTGCACGACGTCCTCGCGCACAGCATCTCCGTGATCAATGTGCAGGCGGGCGTCGGACTCGCCCTCCTCGACTCCGACCCGGAGCAGGCGCGCACCGCGCTCACCACCATCAAGGACCAGAGCAAGGAGGCGCTCGGTGAGGTGCGGCAGGTCCTCGGCGCCCTGCGCACCCCCGGAGACGCGCCGCGCGCACCGGCCCCCGGCCTCGACCGGCTGCCCGAACTGGTCGAGCAGGCGGCGAGCGCGGGCCTCACCGTCGAGGTCGAGGGGGAGCCGCCGAGACTGTCGCCCGGTACCGGCCTGGCGGCGTTCCGCATCGTCCAGGAGGCGCTCACCAACGTGGTGCGGCACTCGGGTTCGCGGCACGCGCGCGTGCGCCTCGACCGGGACGGCCGCATGCTGCGGCTGCGTGTCGACGACGACGGACCGGCGACGGGCGCCGACGCGGGCGGCAGCGGCAACGGGCTGGCCGGGATGCGGGAGCGGGCGGCGGCGCTGGGTGGCACCATCGAGGCGGGTCCGCGCTCCGACGGCGGCTTCCGCGTGCTCGCCGCGCTGCCGATCGACGTGGCGCACACGAAGGAGGAGGGCCGGTGA
- a CDS encoding DUF6332 family protein: protein METYGGRRTQGERDAMTVEIGYALCSAAFAAAVLFGAVAGPAFLFALPAGARGVLVAAGVVLAVAVFLVRVVSVLVRFGRGGQPSQPGRTNPDS from the coding sequence ATGGAGACATACGGGGGACGGCGTACGCAGGGCGAGCGGGACGCGATGACGGTCGAGATCGGCTACGCGCTGTGCAGCGCGGCGTTCGCGGCGGCCGTGCTGTTCGGGGCCGTGGCGGGACCCGCGTTTCTCTTCGCCCTGCCGGCCGGTGCGCGGGGTGTGCTCGTGGCCGCGGGAGTGGTGCTGGCCGTCGCGGTGTTCCTGGTGCGGGTGGTGAGTGTGCTGGTGCGGTTCGGACGCGGGGGTCAGCCGAGCCAGCCCGGCCGCACCAACCCCGACTCGTAG
- a CDS encoding carbohydrate ABC transporter permease encodes MTTPTVTARTRRRLAQWGFVAPAVVFMLLFFGYPLVRNVVMSFQHYTPKTFFTGEAPFNGADNWSNVFHDALFGKALWHTLVFTAGSLLGQFCIGLALAVFFSRRFPLNGVLRSLILLPWLVPMVVSGIVWRRILDQDTGVLNSFLDTLGAGGHTPWLTSPDLALLSVVLVNVWIGIPFNMVILYGGLQEIPKELHEAAALDGASAWRTFRSVTLPVLRPVVTVVLVLGFMSTVKILDLILALTDGGPADATQTLGTLTYQNSFVQLDFGAGAVVGNVLILISAVFAVFYLRANRTEGK; translated from the coding sequence ATGACCACGCCCACCGTCACCGCCCGGACCCGGCGCCGGCTGGCCCAGTGGGGGTTCGTCGCCCCCGCCGTCGTCTTCATGCTGCTGTTCTTCGGCTATCCGCTGGTCCGCAACGTCGTGATGAGCTTCCAGCACTACACGCCGAAGACCTTCTTCACCGGTGAGGCGCCCTTCAACGGGGCCGACAACTGGTCCAACGTCTTCCATGACGCGCTGTTCGGCAAGGCCCTGTGGCACACGCTGGTGTTCACCGCCGGGTCGCTGCTCGGGCAGTTCTGCATCGGGCTGGCGCTCGCGGTCTTCTTCAGCCGCCGCTTCCCGCTGAACGGCGTACTGCGTTCGCTGATCCTGCTGCCCTGGCTGGTGCCCATGGTGGTCTCCGGCATCGTGTGGCGGCGCATCCTCGACCAGGACACCGGCGTGCTGAACTCGTTCCTCGACACCCTCGGAGCCGGCGGGCACACCCCGTGGCTGACCAGTCCGGACCTTGCCCTGCTGTCGGTCGTCCTGGTCAACGTCTGGATCGGCATCCCGTTCAACATGGTCATCCTGTACGGCGGCCTCCAGGAGATCCCGAAGGAGCTGCACGAGGCGGCCGCCCTGGACGGCGCGTCGGCGTGGCGGACCTTCCGCTCCGTCACGCTGCCGGTGCTCAGGCCGGTCGTCACGGTCGTGCTGGTGCTGGGGTTCATGTCGACGGTGAAGATCCTCGACCTGATCCTCGCCCTGACCGACGGCGGCCCGGCCGACGCCACGCAGACGCTCGGCACGCTGACGTACCAGAACTCCTTCGTCCAGCTGGACTTCGGCGCGGGCGCCGTGGTCGGCAACGTACTCATCCTGATCTCCGCCGTGTTCGCGGTGTTCTATCTGCGGGCCAACCGCACCGAGGGGAAGTGA
- a CDS encoding geranylgeranyl reductase family protein, with the protein MSSENSSADDARQVWDVVVVGAGPAGASAAYAAAVAGRRVLVLEKAELPRYKTCGGGIIGPSRDTLPPGFELPFRDRVHAVTFSNNGRFTRTRRSRQMLFGLINRPEFDQQLVEHAQKAGAEVRTGATVARVEQHGSAVPDRRTVAVVLQGGETVLARAVVGADGSASRIGAHVGVKLDQVDLGLEAEIPVPDTVAEDWKGRVLIDWGPMPGSYGWVFPKGDTLTVGVISARGEGAATKRYLEDFVGRLGLAGFEPSISSGHLTRCRADDSPLSRGRVLVCGDAAGLLEPWTREGISFALRSGRLAGEWAVRISEAHDAVDARRQALNYAFAIKAGLGVEMSVGKRMLTVFERRPGLFHAALTGFRPAWKAFKDITQGSTSLGELVRGHPLAQRALTAMDRRPTDASANEGVDS; encoded by the coding sequence GTGAGCAGCGAGAACTCTTCGGCGGACGACGCGCGTCAGGTCTGGGACGTCGTCGTGGTGGGCGCGGGACCGGCAGGGGCCTCGGCCGCCTACGCGGCGGCGGTCGCGGGGCGCCGCGTGCTGGTGCTGGAGAAGGCGGAGCTGCCCCGCTACAAGACGTGCGGCGGCGGCATCATCGGTCCCTCGCGGGACACCCTTCCGCCCGGCTTCGAGCTGCCCTTCCGGGACCGGGTGCACGCGGTGACGTTCTCGAACAACGGACGCTTCACCCGGACCCGGCGCTCCCGGCAGATGCTCTTCGGGCTGATCAACCGGCCCGAGTTCGACCAGCAGCTCGTCGAGCACGCGCAGAAGGCGGGCGCCGAGGTGCGCACCGGGGCGACGGTGGCCCGGGTGGAGCAGCACGGGTCGGCGGTCCCGGACCGGCGCACCGTCGCCGTCGTCCTCCAGGGCGGGGAGACGGTGCTGGCACGCGCGGTCGTCGGCGCGGACGGCAGCGCCAGCCGGATAGGCGCGCACGTCGGGGTGAAGCTGGACCAGGTCGATCTCGGCCTGGAGGCGGAGATCCCGGTGCCGGACACGGTCGCCGAGGACTGGAAGGGCCGCGTCCTCATCGACTGGGGGCCGATGCCCGGCAGTTACGGGTGGGTCTTCCCCAAGGGCGACACGCTCACCGTCGGGGTGATCTCGGCGCGGGGCGAGGGTGCGGCGACCAAGCGGTACCTGGAGGACTTCGTCGGCCGGCTCGGGCTCGCCGGCTTCGAGCCGAGCATCTCCTCCGGCCATCTGACGCGCTGCCGCGCGGACGACTCGCCGCTCTCCCGCGGCCGGGTCCTGGTCTGCGGCGACGCGGCGGGCCTCCTGGAGCCGTGGACCCGCGAGGGCATCTCCTTCGCGCTGCGGTCGGGCCGGCTCGCGGGGGAGTGGGCGGTGCGGATCTCGGAGGCGCACGACGCGGTGGACGCGCGCAGGCAGGCCCTGAACTACGCCTTCGCCATCAAGGCCGGCCTCGGCGTCGAGATGAGCGTCGGCAAGCGGATGCTGACGGTGTTCGAGCGACGCCCCGGTCTCTTCCACGCGGCCCTGACCGGGTTCCGCCCGGCCTGGAAGGCGTTCAAGGACATCACGCAGGGATCGACGTCCCTGGGCGAACTGGTCCGCGGCCACCCGCTGGCCCAGCGGGCCCTGACGGCCATGGACCGGCGCCCCACCGACGCCTCGGCGAACGAGGGGGTCGATTCCTGA
- a CDS encoding MFS transporter: MPGPRDDLTRLRIALTAFFALDGFVFAGWVVRIPAIKEQTGASASTLGLALLGVSAGAVVTMTLTGRLVRRYGSHPVTVACAVLLCLSIALPPLTHSALALGAVLLVFGSAYGGINVAFNSAAVDLVAVLRRPIMPSFHAAFSLGGMVGAGLGGLVAGSLSPTRHLLGLTMLGLLVTLVAGRALLRCEPAAPPDRPAEDDGSPRRLDRRTRRLVVTFGLIALCTAYGEGAMADWGALHLEQDLDASPGLAAAGYSCFALAMTVGRLTGTTLLERLGRTTTVVAGGTTAVAGMLLGSLAPSVWAALFGFAITGLGLANIFPVAVERAGALGGPSGVATASTLGYGGMLLGPPAIGFMADWFSLPAALTSVAALAAVAVLVAVATRRAAVEG, translated from the coding sequence GTGCCGGGTCCCCGCGACGATCTCACCCGCCTGCGCATCGCCCTGACCGCCTTCTTCGCGCTCGACGGCTTCGTCTTCGCCGGCTGGGTGGTGCGGATCCCCGCCATCAAGGAGCAGACCGGTGCCTCCGCCAGCACCCTGGGGCTGGCCCTGCTCGGTGTCTCGGCCGGTGCCGTCGTCACCATGACGCTCACCGGCAGGCTGGTCCGCCGCTACGGCAGCCATCCCGTCACCGTCGCCTGCGCGGTCCTGCTCTGCCTGAGCATCGCCCTGCCCCCGCTCACCCACTCGGCGCTCGCCCTGGGCGCCGTACTCCTGGTCTTCGGCAGCGCGTACGGCGGGATCAACGTCGCCTTCAACAGCGCCGCCGTCGATCTGGTGGCCGTGCTGCGGCGGCCGATCATGCCGAGCTTCCACGCGGCGTTCAGCCTCGGCGGCATGGTCGGCGCCGGACTAGGCGGGCTGGTCGCCGGGTCGCTGTCCCCGACGCGGCACCTGCTCGGCCTCACGATGCTCGGACTGCTCGTCACCCTCGTCGCGGGCCGCGCCCTGCTGCGGTGCGAACCCGCCGCGCCGCCCGACCGCCCGGCCGAGGACGACGGCTCCCCGCGCCGCCTCGACCGCCGGACCCGCCGTCTGGTCGTCACCTTCGGCCTGATCGCCCTGTGCACGGCGTACGGCGAGGGCGCCATGGCCGACTGGGGCGCCCTGCACCTGGAGCAGGACCTGGACGCCTCCCCAGGTCTGGCCGCGGCCGGCTACTCCTGCTTCGCCCTCGCCATGACCGTCGGCCGGCTGACCGGCACGACCCTGCTGGAGCGGCTGGGCCGGACCACCACGGTGGTGGCGGGCGGCACCACCGCGGTGGCCGGGATGCTGCTCGGCTCGCTCGCCCCGTCGGTGTGGGCGGCCCTGTTCGGTTTCGCGATCACCGGGCTCGGACTCGCCAACATCTTCCCGGTCGCCGTCGAACGGGCCGGCGCCCTGGGCGGACCGAGCGGTGTGGCGACCGCGTCGACGCTGGGATACGGCGGCATGCTTCTCGGGCCGCCCGCGATCGGCTTCATGGCGGACTGGTTCTCCCTGCCGGCCGCGCTCACCAGCGTGGCGGCGCTCGCGGCGGTCGCGGTGCTCGTCGCCGTGGCGACCCGGCGCGCGGCGGTGGAGGGCTAG
- the yicI gene encoding alpha-xylosidase produces the protein MKFTDGFWLIREGVHLSYATEVRDVRPESKRFTAYAAVKKVARRGDTLNAPLLTVECFSPAEGVIGVRVTHHAGKRGPGPDFALADPADGAGAVRQDGTVTELTSGPLTLRLDRAGPWGLTFHDADGRELTRANAKGTAFATTGDGAHHMLSRLSLGVGEQVYGLGERFTPFVKNGQVVDMWQADGGTSSEQAYKNIPFYLSSRGYGVFVNHPGAVSFEVGSESVGQVQFSVEDQTLEYYVVAGPTPKDVLSRYTALTGRPALPPAWSFGLWLTTSFTTSYDERTVTSFVDGMAERGIPLTVFHFDCFWMREYQWCDFQWDPDVFPDPEGMLARLKAKGLKVSVWINPYIAQKSPLFDEAAALGYLVRRPDGDVWQWDLWQAGMGLVDFTDPAARDWFAGKLKPLLDQGVDSFKTDFGERVPIDVVWHDGSDPERMHNYYTHLFNRTVFELLEKERGQGEAVLFARSATAGGQQYPVHWGGDCWSSFEAMAESLRGGLSLSLSGFGFWSHDIGGFEGTPDAAVFTRWLAFGLLSSHSRLHGSSSYRVPWEFGEEAVDVARRFTLLKHRLMPYLYGVAAEAHRTGVPMMRPMLLEFPHDPGCRPLDRQYMLGPDLLVAPVFTEDGEVEVYLPEGTWTHLLTGERVTGPAWRAERHAFDSLPLYVREGAVLPLASDDRRPDGDWLDDPTLLVHPPAGADYATEVTVPDLLGTPAATFQVRRDGDVLRVTATGTDRPFTVRVAGGGSARGAGEVTVPLG, from the coding sequence ATGAAGTTCACCGACGGCTTCTGGCTCATCCGTGAGGGTGTGCATCTCTCGTACGCCACCGAGGTACGCGATGTACGCCCGGAATCGAAGCGCTTCACTGCCTATGCCGCCGTGAAGAAGGTGGCGCGGAGGGGGGACACGCTCAACGCGCCGCTGCTCACGGTCGAATGCTTCTCGCCCGCCGAGGGGGTCATCGGCGTCCGCGTCACCCATCACGCCGGAAAACGCGGCCCCGGCCCCGACTTCGCCCTCGCGGACCCGGCCGACGGCGCCGGCGCGGTGCGCCAGGACGGCACCGTCACCGAGCTGACCAGCGGCCCGCTCACCCTCCGGCTGGACCGCGCCGGTCCCTGGGGCCTGACCTTCCACGACGCGGACGGACGCGAGCTGACCCGGGCGAACGCCAAGGGCACCGCCTTCGCCACCACCGGCGACGGCGCCCACCACATGCTGAGCCGGCTCTCGCTCGGCGTCGGCGAGCAGGTCTACGGCCTGGGCGAGCGCTTCACCCCGTTCGTCAAGAACGGCCAGGTCGTCGACATGTGGCAGGCCGACGGCGGCACCAGCAGTGAGCAGGCCTACAAGAACATCCCCTTCTACCTCTCCTCACGCGGCTACGGCGTCTTCGTCAACCACCCCGGCGCGGTCTCCTTCGAGGTCGGCTCCGAGTCCGTGGGCCAGGTGCAGTTCAGCGTCGAGGACCAGACGCTGGAGTACTACGTCGTCGCCGGGCCCACCCCCAAGGACGTCCTCAGCCGCTACACCGCCCTCACCGGCCGCCCCGCTCTCCCCCCGGCCTGGTCCTTCGGTCTCTGGCTCACCACGTCCTTCACCACGTCGTACGACGAGCGGACCGTGACGTCCTTCGTGGACGGCATGGCCGAACGCGGCATCCCGCTGACCGTCTTCCACTTCGACTGCTTCTGGATGCGCGAGTACCAGTGGTGCGACTTCCAGTGGGACCCGGACGTCTTCCCCGACCCGGAGGGCATGCTCGCCCGGCTCAAGGCGAAGGGACTGAAGGTCAGCGTCTGGATCAACCCCTACATCGCCCAGAAGTCCCCGCTCTTCGACGAGGCCGCCGCCCTCGGGTACCTGGTCCGCAGGCCGGACGGCGACGTCTGGCAGTGGGACCTGTGGCAGGCCGGGATGGGCCTGGTCGACTTCACCGACCCCGCCGCCCGCGACTGGTTCGCCGGGAAGCTCAAGCCCCTGCTCGACCAGGGTGTGGACTCCTTCAAGACCGACTTCGGCGAGCGCGTCCCCATCGACGTCGTCTGGCACGACGGCTCCGACCCGGAGCGCATGCACAACTACTACACCCACCTCTTCAACCGCACCGTCTTCGAACTCCTGGAGAAGGAGCGCGGCCAGGGCGAGGCGGTCCTCTTCGCCCGCTCGGCGACCGCGGGCGGGCAGCAGTACCCCGTCCACTGGGGCGGCGACTGCTGGTCGTCCTTCGAGGCGATGGCCGAGTCGCTGCGAGGCGGACTGTCGCTCTCCCTGAGCGGCTTCGGCTTCTGGAGCCACGACATCGGGGGCTTCGAGGGCACGCCCGACGCCGCGGTCTTCACCCGCTGGCTGGCCTTCGGCCTGCTCTCCTCGCACAGCAGGCTGCACGGCTCCTCGTCCTACCGGGTGCCCTGGGAGTTCGGCGAGGAGGCGGTCGACGTCGCCCGCCGGTTCACCCTCCTCAAGCACCGCCTGATGCCCTACCTGTACGGCGTCGCCGCCGAGGCCCACCGCACCGGCGTGCCGATGATGCGTCCGATGCTCCTGGAGTTCCCGCACGATCCCGGCTGCCGCCCGCTGGACCGCCAGTACATGCTCGGCCCGGACCTCCTGGTCGCCCCGGTGTTCACCGAGGACGGGGAGGTGGAGGTCTACCTCCCCGAGGGCACCTGGACCCACCTCCTGACCGGCGAGCGCGTCACCGGCCCGGCCTGGCGCGCCGAACGGCACGCCTTCGACAGCCTGCCGCTGTACGTCCGCGAGGGCGCGGTCCTGCCGCTGGCCTCCGACGACCGGCGCCCCGACGGCGACTGGCTGGACGACCCGACGCTGCTGGTCCACCCGCCCGCCGGCGCGGACTACGCGACCGAGGTCACCGTGCCCGACCTGCTGGGCACCCCGGCCGCCACCTTCCAAGTGCGCCGCGACGGCGACGTCCTGCGGGTCACCGCCACCGGCACCGACCGGCCGTTCACCGTGCGGGTCGCGGGCGGCGGGAGCGCGCGCGGCGCGGGTGAGGTGACGGTGCCGCTGGGGTGA
- a CDS encoding carbohydrate ABC transporter permease, translating to MATHTPTASRRRWGSTVAGVLVLGVMLFPLYWMLNTALQPESGLLQVDPVPGGLDLSGFSQAIGDQGGHLLTSLAVSLGAVALCLAISAPAAYGLARFGLRGSRTIVFGTLITQMVPGIVIANALYNSYVDLGLVNSYFGLMLADASLGIPFSIVLMRSFMVSIPGEVIEAAQIDGAGPVRTFARVVLPMSRNSLITSGLFAFLFAWSDFMFALTLNTTDEVKPVTLGIYQYIGAHVGDWGSVMAASVLSAVPAAILLVLAQKYIAAGITGGSVK from the coding sequence ATGGCCACCCACACACCCACCGCGTCCCGGCGCCGCTGGGGCTCCACCGTCGCTGGTGTGCTCGTCCTCGGCGTGATGCTCTTCCCGCTGTACTGGATGCTCAACACCGCGCTCCAGCCCGAGTCGGGGCTGCTCCAGGTCGACCCGGTGCCGGGCGGCCTCGACCTGTCCGGCTTCTCCCAGGCGATCGGCGACCAGGGCGGGCACCTGCTGACCTCCCTGGCCGTCTCGCTCGGCGCGGTCGCCCTCTGCCTGGCGATCTCGGCTCCGGCGGCGTACGGGCTCGCGCGGTTCGGGCTGCGCGGCTCGCGCACCATCGTGTTCGGCACCCTGATCACCCAGATGGTGCCGGGCATCGTCATCGCCAACGCGCTCTACAACTCCTACGTCGACCTGGGCCTGGTCAACTCCTACTTCGGCCTGATGCTCGCGGACGCCTCGCTGGGCATCCCGTTCTCCATCGTGCTGATGCGCTCCTTCATGGTGTCGATCCCGGGCGAGGTGATCGAGGCCGCGCAGATCGACGGGGCCGGGCCGGTGCGGACGTTCGCGCGGGTGGTGCTGCCGATGAGCCGCAACTCGCTGATCACGTCGGGGCTGTTCGCGTTCCTGTTCGCGTGGAGCGACTTCATGTTCGCGCTGACCCTGAACACGACCGACGAGGTCAAGCCCGTCACCCTGGGCATCTACCAGTACATCGGCGCGCACGTCGGCGACTGGGGTTCGGTCATGGCCGCCTCCGTGCTCTCCGCGGTACCGGCGGCGATCCTGCTCGTCCTCGCCCAGAAGTACATCGCCGCCGGGATCACCGGCGGCTCCGTCAAATGA
- a CDS encoding response regulator transcription factor: MIRVLLADDQSLVRAGFRALLDAQADIEVVAEAADGEEAVRLIRELRPDVVLMDIRMPLLDGLAATRRITGDAGLREVKVVMLTTFELDEYVFEAIRSGASGFLVKDTEPEELLRAVRAVVDGDALLSPGVTRRLIAEFAARSKEPAAAGELARLTEREREVMALVGIGLSNEEIARRLVVSPLTAKTHVSRTMVKLGARDRAQLVVLAYESGLVRPGWLG; this comes from the coding sequence GTGATCCGCGTACTGCTCGCCGACGACCAGTCACTGGTACGGGCCGGGTTCCGTGCCCTGCTGGACGCCCAGGCGGACATCGAGGTGGTCGCCGAGGCCGCCGACGGCGAGGAGGCGGTGCGCCTGATCCGCGAACTGCGCCCCGACGTCGTCCTGATGGACATCCGCATGCCGCTGCTCGACGGTCTGGCCGCGACCCGCCGGATCACCGGGGACGCCGGCCTGCGGGAGGTGAAGGTCGTCATGCTCACCACCTTCGAACTCGACGAGTACGTCTTCGAGGCCATCCGCTCGGGCGCCTCCGGCTTCCTGGTCAAGGACACCGAACCCGAGGAACTCCTGCGCGCCGTGCGCGCGGTGGTGGACGGCGACGCGCTGCTGTCGCCGGGGGTGACCCGGCGCCTGATCGCCGAGTTCGCCGCCCGCTCCAAGGAGCCCGCGGCGGCAGGGGAGCTGGCCCGGCTGACCGAGCGCGAACGGGAGGTGATGGCCCTGGTCGGCATCGGCCTGTCCAACGAGGAGATCGCCCGCAGACTGGTCGTCAGCCCGCTCACCGCCAAGACCCACGTCAGCCGCACCATGGTCAAGCTGGGCGCCCGCGACCGCGCCCAACTGGTCGTGCTCGCCTACGAGTCGGGGTTGGTGCGGCCGGGCTGGCTCGGCTGA